The genome window TCGCCTCGCCGACCCAGTACGTCGACCCGTTCGCGGCGATGCTGAAGCCGACGTCGTTGAGCGCCTGCAGCACCTCGGCCGTCACGTGGTGGGCGCCGTCTTCGTTGCCGACCACGGCGACGGCGGCGACCTTGTTGTACGTCGACATCCGGCCTGCGTCATCGGTCTCGCTGAGCTCGGCGTCGAGGCGCTCGAGCACCATCTTGGCGACTGAGGCCGGCTGGCCGAGCCAGATCGGCGTCGCGATCGCGAAGATGTCGGCGTGGAGCATCTTCTCCCGGATCTCGGGCCACGCGTCGCCGTCGCCCTCATCAGTGGTGACGCCAAACTTCACGTCATGGTCGACGACCCGGACGACCTCGCCGGTCACGTCGTGGTCGCCGAGGGCGTCGAGGAACTCGTGACCGATCAACGTCGCGCTCGACTCGGCTGGCGACTTCTTCAGGGTGCAGGACAGGACGAGCGCGGTGAGGGGCATGGCGTGGCAGTACCCGAGGTGCCCGCCCGCATGATCTCACCGGTCCTTGGGCCGGTCAGCTCGGCTCGGTGACGTCCGTCGTCACCGCACCGAGGATCTCAATGAGTTCGGCGGCGTCGACCATGAGTCCGCCCCAGCAGTCATGCGTTCGCTTATAGATCGCCTGCGTGCAACTCGAGGGTCTTCAGGAAGACGTCACGCTGGGACGGCAGATTCACGTGCCCAGCCTCTCAGGGGCGACGCCTGTGTGCCACCGGGCCGCGCCGCATCGCGGTGCGCAGCGAGGCAGGGACACTGCGAGGGCGCAGCACAGGCGTGTCATCGGACGAGCCGTCGAGCATCCCGGAGATCGTCTCCGCGAACACCTCCCGGGCCTCCTTTGTCGGGCGCCACCCGAGTACGGCCTTCGCTCGCGATGCGTCCAGCAGTGGTATC of Nocardioides sp. Kera G14 contains these proteins:
- a CDS encoding flavodoxin family protein, translating into MPLTALVLSCTLKKSPAESSATLIGHEFLDALGDHDVTGEVVRVVDHDVKFGVTTDEGDGDAWPEIREKMLHADIFAIATPIWLGQPASVAKMVLERLDAELSETDDAGRMSTYNKVAAVAVVGNEDGAHHVTAEVLQALNDVGFSIAANGSTYWVGEAMHTTDYQDLDPKPEKTTSTTKTAAANTAHLARLLASDAYPPA